One Streptosporangium sp. NBC_01495 DNA window includes the following coding sequences:
- a CDS encoding HAD family hydrolase, which translates to MEAVLFDMDGLLVDSEKIWFQVETEVMERLGGEWGEAHQENLVGGSMPATVAYMLRISGGGATPAEVEAWMLEGMIARLAGGVEMMPGAAELLAEVRGAGLATALVTSSVRPIAEACLKSIGAYNFDRVVTGDDVARTKPDPEPYLTGARLLGVDPARCVALEDSPNGVTSATAAGCRVVAVPSVLPIPAAPGRLVVGSLLEVDVAILRSLSSGELSSGEPSDVGDRP; encoded by the coding sequence ATGGAAGCTGTTCTCTTCGACATGGACGGGCTTCTCGTCGACAGCGAGAAGATCTGGTTTCAGGTCGAGACCGAGGTGATGGAACGGCTCGGCGGCGAATGGGGGGAGGCCCACCAGGAGAACCTGGTGGGCGGTTCCATGCCTGCCACCGTGGCCTACATGCTCCGGATCTCCGGCGGGGGCGCCACCCCCGCCGAGGTGGAGGCCTGGATGCTGGAGGGCATGATCGCCAGGCTCGCCGGCGGGGTGGAGATGATGCCCGGCGCCGCCGAGCTGCTGGCCGAGGTGCGCGGGGCGGGCCTGGCCACCGCCCTGGTCACCTCGTCGGTCCGGCCGATCGCCGAGGCGTGCCTGAAGAGCATCGGCGCGTACAACTTCGACCGCGTGGTCACCGGTGACGACGTCGCGAGGACCAAGCCCGACCCCGAGCCCTACCTGACGGGCGCCCGGCTGCTGGGCGTCGACCCGGCCCGCTGCGTCGCGCTGGAGGACTCCCCGAACGGGGTGACGTCGGCCACCGCCGCGGGCTGCCGGGTGGTGGCGGTGCCGAGCGTGCTGCCGATTCCCGCCGCGCCCGGCCGCCTCGTCGTCGGCTCGCTGCTGGAGGTCGACGTGGCGATCCTGCGCTCGCTGTCCTCCGGTGAGCTGTCCTCCGGTGAGCCGTCCGATGTCGGGGATCGTCCCTGA
- the metH gene encoding methionine synthase: MTSTPSFREVLAERVMVADGAMGTMLQAHDVTMDDFQDHEGCNEVLNVTRPDIVRAVHEAYFEVGVDCVETNTFGANLSALGEYDISERVFEYSEAGARVAREAADAYSTPDRPRFVLGSIGPGTKLPTLGHKPYAVLRDAYYDNAAGLVSGGADALIIETSQDLLQVKAAVIGARRAIADAGRDVPVIAQVTIETNGAMLLGSEIGAALTAIEPLGVDVIGLNCATGPAEMSEHLRYLARHARVRLSCMPNAGLPVLTSDGAYYPLSPEELASAHENFTRDYGLSLVGGCCGTTPEHLRQVVERVRGQETAPRRPRPEAGASSLYQSVPFRQDISYMAIGERTNAVGSKVFREAMLAQDWEECVEIARGQARDGAHMLDLCVDYVGRDGVADMRELAFRFATASTLPVVLDSTEPAVLEAGLQMLGGRAVVNSVNYEEGDGPETRFHRNMTLVREYGAAVVALTIDEQGQARTADLKVQIAVRLIEDLTSNWGMNVEDILVDMLTFPIATGQEETRRDALETIEAIKEIKRLHPGVQTVLGLSNVSFGLNPAARIVLNSVFLNECVNAGLDAAIVHASKILPMARIPEEQRRVALDMVYDRRREGYDPLQRFMELFDGVDAAALRESKAEELAALPLWERLKRRIVDGERKGLEADLDEGLAQRPALEIVNDVLLDGMKTVGELFGSGQMQLPFVLQSAEVMKTSVAYLEPHMERVEGEIKGRIVLATVKGDVHDIGKNLVDIILSNNGYEVVNLGIKQPVSVILEAAEEKRADVIGMSGLLVKSTVVMKENLEEMNSRGISEKFPVLLGGAALTRAYVEQDLAELFQGQVRYARDAFEGLRLMDAFMAVKRGEKGASLPPLRERRVKSGATLVRTPVEELPARSDVAADNPVPTAPFLGERVIKGVPLAEYAAFLDERATFMGQWGLKAARGGDGPSYEELVETEGRPRLRMWLERMQTDGLLEAAVVYGYFPCVSDGDSLIILDEGGNERTRFTFPRQRRDRHLCLSDFFRSKDSGEVDVVAFQVATMGNRVSEAAAELFAKDAYRDYLELHGLSVQLTEALAEYWHARVRSELGIGGDESLEDMLKVNVAGCRYSFGYPACPNLEDQVQLMGLLDPARIGVELSEEFQLHPEQSTSALIVHHPEANYFNV, from the coding sequence ATGACAAGCACTCCGTCTTTCCGTGAAGTCCTGGCCGAGCGCGTGATGGTCGCCGACGGGGCCATGGGGACGATGCTTCAGGCCCACGACGTCACCATGGATGACTTCCAGGACCATGAGGGCTGCAATGAAGTGCTCAACGTCACCCGTCCCGACATCGTCCGCGCCGTGCACGAGGCCTACTTCGAGGTGGGGGTCGACTGCGTCGAGACCAACACCTTCGGGGCCAACCTTTCAGCTCTCGGCGAATACGACATCTCCGAGCGCGTCTTCGAGTATTCCGAGGCCGGCGCCCGCGTCGCCCGCGAGGCCGCCGACGCCTACTCCACCCCCGACCGCCCGCGCTTCGTGCTGGGCTCCATCGGCCCCGGCACCAAGCTCCCCACCCTCGGGCACAAGCCGTACGCCGTGCTGCGCGACGCCTACTACGACAACGCCGCCGGCCTGGTCAGCGGTGGCGCCGACGCGCTGATCATCGAGACCTCCCAGGACCTGCTCCAGGTCAAGGCGGCGGTGATCGGCGCCCGCCGGGCGATCGCCGACGCGGGCCGCGACGTGCCGGTCATCGCCCAGGTGACGATCGAGACCAACGGCGCGATGCTGCTGGGCTCGGAGATCGGCGCCGCCCTGACCGCGATCGAGCCGCTCGGCGTCGACGTGATCGGCCTCAACTGCGCGACCGGCCCCGCCGAGATGAGCGAGCACCTGCGCTACCTGGCCCGCCACGCCCGCGTCCGCCTGTCGTGCATGCCCAACGCCGGGCTGCCCGTGCTGACCTCCGACGGCGCCTACTACCCGCTGAGCCCCGAGGAGCTGGCCTCGGCGCACGAGAACTTCACCCGCGACTACGGGCTCTCCCTGGTCGGCGGCTGCTGCGGCACCACCCCCGAGCACCTGCGCCAGGTCGTCGAGCGGGTCCGCGGGCAGGAGACGGCCCCGCGCCGTCCCCGCCCCGAGGCCGGCGCCTCCTCTCTCTACCAGAGCGTCCCCTTCCGCCAGGACATCTCGTACATGGCCATCGGCGAGCGCACCAACGCCGTCGGCTCCAAGGTGTTCCGCGAGGCGATGCTCGCCCAGGACTGGGAGGAGTGCGTGGAGATCGCGCGGGGGCAGGCCCGCGACGGCGCGCACATGCTCGACCTCTGCGTCGACTACGTGGGCCGCGACGGCGTGGCCGACATGAGGGAGCTGGCGTTCCGCTTCGCCACCGCCTCCACGCTGCCGGTCGTCCTCGACTCCACCGAGCCCGCCGTCCTGGAGGCCGGGCTGCAGATGCTCGGCGGGCGCGCGGTCGTCAACTCGGTCAACTACGAGGAGGGCGACGGCCCGGAGACGCGCTTCCACCGCAACATGACCCTGGTCCGCGAGTACGGCGCCGCCGTGGTGGCCCTCACCATCGACGAGCAGGGCCAGGCCCGCACCGCCGACCTGAAGGTCCAGATCGCGGTCCGCCTCATCGAGGACCTGACGAGCAACTGGGGCATGAACGTCGAGGACATCCTCGTCGACATGCTCACCTTCCCCATCGCCACCGGCCAGGAGGAGACCCGGCGCGACGCGTTGGAGACGATCGAGGCGATCAAGGAGATCAAGCGGCTCCACCCCGGCGTGCAGACGGTCCTGGGCCTGTCCAACGTGTCGTTCGGCCTCAACCCGGCCGCCCGCATCGTGCTCAACTCGGTCTTCCTCAACGAGTGCGTCAACGCGGGCCTGGACGCGGCGATCGTGCACGCCTCCAAGATCCTGCCGATGGCCCGCATCCCCGAGGAGCAGCGCCGGGTCGCCCTGGACATGGTCTACGACCGGCGCAGGGAGGGCTACGACCCGCTGCAGCGGTTCATGGAGCTGTTCGACGGCGTCGACGCCGCCGCGCTCAGGGAGAGCAAGGCCGAGGAGCTCGCCGCGCTGCCGCTGTGGGAGCGGCTCAAGCGCCGCATCGTCGACGGCGAGCGCAAGGGCCTGGAGGCCGACCTCGACGAGGGCCTCGCCCAGCGTCCCGCCCTGGAGATCGTCAACGACGTGCTGCTCGACGGGATGAAGACCGTCGGCGAGCTGTTCGGCTCCGGCCAGATGCAGCTGCCGTTCGTGCTCCAGTCGGCCGAGGTGATGAAGACCTCGGTCGCCTACCTGGAGCCGCACATGGAGCGGGTCGAGGGCGAGATCAAGGGCCGCATCGTGCTCGCCACCGTCAAGGGCGACGTGCACGACATCGGCAAGAACCTGGTCGACATCATCCTCTCCAACAACGGCTACGAGGTCGTCAACCTCGGCATCAAGCAGCCGGTGTCGGTCATCCTGGAGGCCGCCGAGGAGAAGAGGGCCGACGTCATCGGCATGTCCGGGCTGCTGGTGAAGTCCACGGTCGTCATGAAGGAGAACCTGGAGGAGATGAACTCCCGGGGCATCTCCGAGAAGTTCCCCGTGCTGCTCGGCGGGGCCGCGCTCACCCGCGCCTACGTCGAGCAGGACCTCGCGGAGCTCTTCCAGGGCCAGGTCCGCTACGCCCGCGACGCCTTCGAGGGACTGCGCCTGATGGACGCCTTCATGGCGGTCAAGCGCGGGGAGAAGGGCGCGAGCCTGCCGCCGCTGCGCGAGCGCCGGGTCAAGAGCGGCGCCACCCTGGTCAGGACCCCGGTGGAGGAGCTGCCCGCCCGCTCCGACGTGGCCGCCGACAACCCGGTGCCGACGGCGCCCTTCCTCGGCGAGCGCGTCATCAAGGGAGTGCCGCTCGCCGAGTACGCCGCCTTCCTGGACGAGCGGGCGACGTTCATGGGTCAGTGGGGCCTCAAGGCCGCGCGCGGCGGCGACGGGCCCTCGTACGAGGAACTGGTCGAGACCGAGGGCCGTCCGCGCCTGCGGATGTGGCTGGAGCGGATGCAGACCGACGGGCTGCTGGAGGCGGCGGTCGTCTACGGCTACTTCCCGTGCGTCAGCGACGGCGACTCGCTGATCATCCTGGACGAGGGGGGCAATGAGCGCACCCGCTTCACCTTCCCGCGCCAGCGCCGCGACCGGCACCTGTGCCTGTCCGACTTCTTCCGCTCCAAGGACTCCGGCGAGGTCGACGTCGTCGCCTTCCAGGTCGCGACGATGGGCAACAGGGTCTCCGAGGCGGCGGCCGAGCTGTTCGCCAAGGACGCCTACCGCGACTACCTGGAGCTGCACGGCCTGTCGGTGCAGCTGACCGAGGCCCTGGCCGAGTACTGGCACGCGCGTGTACGCTCCGAGCTGGGCATCGGCGGGGATGAGTCGCTGGAGGACATGCTCAAGGTCAACGTCGCCGGCTGCCGATACTCCTTCGGCTACCCGGCCTGCCCCAATCTGGAGGACCAGGTCCAGTTGATGGGGCTGCTCGATCCGGCGAGGATCGGCGTCGAGCTGTCGGAGGAGTTCCAGCTCCATCCCGAGCAGTCGACGTCGGCGCTGATCGTCCATCACCCCGAGGCCAACTACTTCAACGTATGA
- a CDS encoding PAC2 family protein translates to MIEIEGLPELVDPVMIAAFEGWNDAGEASSGVIAHLEDEWKATPLVSLDPEEYYDFQVTRPIVEMGEGLTRSITWPTTKLSVARPPGVDRDVVLLRGIEPNMRWRAFCEEIVLVCRELGVELAVLLGALLNDSPHTRPVPIVGSATDEGLARAINLELSRYEGPTGIVGVLQHSLGAAGLHAVSLWASVPHYVAQPPNPKATMALLSRMEDLLDIPMPLGELAEESRAWEHGVDELASQDSEVAEYVKELEERKDAAELPEASGDAIAAEFERYLRRRDRDSDG, encoded by the coding sequence GTGATCGAGATCGAAGGTCTGCCCGAGCTCGTCGACCCGGTGATGATCGCCGCGTTCGAGGGGTGGAACGACGCGGGTGAGGCCTCGAGCGGAGTGATCGCGCACCTGGAGGACGAGTGGAAGGCGACCCCGCTGGTCTCCCTGGACCCGGAGGAATACTACGACTTCCAGGTGACCCGCCCGATCGTCGAGATGGGCGAGGGGCTGACGCGCTCCATCACCTGGCCGACCACCAAGCTGTCGGTGGCCAGGCCTCCGGGCGTCGACCGCGACGTGGTCCTGCTGCGCGGCATCGAGCCCAACATGCGCTGGCGCGCGTTCTGCGAGGAGATCGTGCTGGTCTGCCGTGAGCTGGGGGTCGAGCTCGCGGTCCTGCTCGGCGCGCTGCTCAACGACTCGCCGCACACCCGCCCGGTGCCGATCGTGGGGTCGGCGACCGACGAGGGCCTGGCCAGGGCGATCAACCTGGAGCTGAGCCGCTACGAGGGGCCGACGGGCATCGTCGGCGTCCTCCAGCACTCCCTGGGCGCCGCCGGGCTGCACGCCGTGTCGCTGTGGGCCTCGGTGCCGCACTACGTGGCCCAGCCGCCCAACCCGAAGGCCACCATGGCGCTGCTCAGCCGGATGGAGGACCTGCTCGACATCCCGATGCCGCTGGGCGAGCTGGCCGAGGAGTCCCGGGCCTGGGAGCACGGCGTCGACGAGCTGGCCTCCCAGGACAGCGAGGTCGCCGAGTACGTCAAGGAGCTTGAGGAGCGCAAGGACGCCGCCGAGCTGCCCGAGGCGAGCGGCGACGCCATCGCCGCCGAGTTCGAGCGCTATCTTCGCCGCCGCGACCGTGACTCCGACGGCTGA
- a CDS encoding sirohydrochlorin chelatase gives MTTLVLAGHGTRSARGEETLAGLRDLVRGGRRGTRVEQAFLEISSPLLADVLPGLPGPVVVVPLLLAGGYHVHIDLPSVVAEARPDAVVAAPLGPHALLTSVLARRLSAAGLRAADSVILGAAGSSDPAALADVRAAARLLAVRLSRPVTAAFAATGAPSIAEALDRLRSGPAPRIALASYLLAPGFFQDRLEASGADLVAAPLGVDADLAALVWARFDQARLASVASGGVRARLASAAAGADRARPAPPGSERPGPGGVRLAPVVPGGDQARWGSSLSSRTISSATSSRDGRESEPRRIS, from the coding sequence GTGACGACGCTGGTCCTGGCCGGGCACGGGACGCGCAGCGCGAGGGGGGAGGAGACCCTGGCCGGGCTGCGGGACCTGGTGCGCGGGGGCCGCCGGGGAACGCGCGTGGAGCAGGCGTTCCTGGAGATCAGCTCACCTCTGCTGGCCGACGTGCTTCCCGGCCTGCCCGGCCCCGTCGTGGTGGTCCCGTTGCTGCTGGCGGGCGGCTACCACGTCCACATCGACCTGCCCTCCGTGGTGGCCGAGGCCAGGCCGGACGCCGTGGTGGCGGCCCCGCTGGGACCGCACGCGCTGCTCACCTCGGTCCTCGCCAGGCGGCTGTCCGCCGCGGGGCTGAGGGCGGCCGACTCGGTGATCCTGGGAGCGGCGGGGTCGTCCGATCCCGCCGCGCTGGCCGACGTGCGGGCGGCGGCCCGGCTGCTGGCGGTCCGGCTCTCCCGCCCGGTCACCGCGGCCTTCGCCGCGACGGGCGCCCCGTCGATCGCCGAGGCCCTGGACCGGCTGCGCTCGGGACCGGCGCCGCGGATCGCGCTGGCCTCCTACCTGCTGGCCCCCGGCTTCTTCCAGGACCGCCTGGAGGCGTCCGGCGCCGACCTGGTCGCCGCTCCCCTGGGGGTGGACGCCGACCTGGCCGCGCTGGTGTGGGCCCGGTTCGACCAGGCCCGCCTGGCATCGGTGGCCTCGGGGGGCGTCCGGGCCCGCCTGGCGTCCGCGGCGGCGGGTGCCGACCGGGCGCGCCCGGCCCCGCCGGGGTCCGAGCGTCCGGGGCCCGGCGGGGTCCGCCTGGCGCCGGTGGTCCCGGGAGGAGATCAGGCTCGCTGGGGCTCCAGCCTCAGCTCCCGGACGATTTCCTCGGCGACCTCGTCCCGCGACGGCAGGGAGTCGGAGCCGAGAAGGATCTCGTAG
- a CDS encoding uroporphyrinogen-III synthase: MSIAVLDSPIGSPETAPDALAGFTIGVTATRRREEFCALLERRGARVVRAPAIRLVPLAEDADLLAATRASLSAPIDDVVVTTGVGFRGWMAAAEGWGLSVDLSEHLASARLLTRGPKARGAVRAAGLVDHWTPPTESCEEVKQHLLAQDLRGRRIAVQLHGEPLTGFVAALREAGAEVIEVPVYRWLPYRDVSPLRRLVSQAISGGVDAVAFTSAPAVLAMLNSARADGLEDALVAAFAGPVVAACVGPVTAGPLEARGVPTVQPERSRLGTLARTLARHLPEHSVTRLVAGGHQLEIRGHAVAVDGELKPLPPAPMAVLKRLADKPGHVVARSDLRTVLPGGPSRDSAEHAVEMAITRLRRALGPAGIVETVVKRGYRLACDRGEGL; encoded by the coding sequence ATGAGCATCGCCGTTCTGGACAGTCCCATCGGCTCTCCCGAGACAGCGCCCGACGCGCTGGCCGGGTTCACGATCGGGGTCACCGCCACCCGGCGGCGCGAGGAGTTCTGCGCGCTGCTGGAACGCAGGGGCGCCAGGGTGGTGCGCGCCCCGGCGATCCGGCTGGTGCCCCTGGCGGAGGACGCCGACCTGCTGGCCGCGACCCGCGCCAGCCTGTCCGCCCCGATCGACGACGTGGTGGTCACCACCGGCGTCGGCTTCCGTGGCTGGATGGCCGCGGCCGAGGGCTGGGGGCTCTCCGTCGACCTCTCCGAGCACCTGGCCTCGGCCAGGCTGCTGACCCGCGGGCCCAAGGCGCGCGGCGCGGTCAGGGCGGCGGGCCTCGTCGACCACTGGACCCCGCCCACGGAGTCGTGCGAGGAGGTCAAGCAGCATCTGCTCGCCCAGGACCTGCGCGGGCGCCGCATCGCCGTGCAGCTGCACGGGGAGCCGCTGACCGGTTTCGTGGCCGCGCTGCGCGAGGCGGGCGCGGAGGTCATCGAGGTGCCGGTCTACCGGTGGCTGCCCTACCGCGACGTGTCGCCGCTGCGGCGGCTGGTCAGCCAGGCCATCTCCGGCGGGGTGGACGCGGTGGCCTTCACCAGTGCCCCCGCCGTGCTGGCCATGCTCAACTCCGCCCGCGCGGACGGCCTGGAGGACGCGCTGGTCGCGGCCTTCGCCGGGCCGGTCGTCGCCGCCTGCGTGGGCCCGGTCACCGCCGGGCCGCTGGAGGCGCGCGGGGTGCCCACCGTGCAGCCCGAGCGCTCCCGCCTGGGCACGCTGGCCCGTACCCTCGCCAGGCACCTGCCCGAGCACAGCGTCACCCGCCTGGTCGCGGGCGGCCACCAGCTGGAGATCCGTGGCCACGCCGTCGCGGTGGACGGCGAGCTGAAGCCGCTGCCGCCGGCGCCGATGGCGGTTCTCAAGCGCCTGGCCGACAAGCCGGGACACGTGGTGGCCCGCTCCGATCTGCGGACCGTGCTCCCCGGCGGCCCGTCGCGCGACTCGGCCGAGCACGCGGTGGAGATGGCCATCACCCGCCTGCGCCGCGCCCTCGGCCCCGCGGGGATCGTCGAGACGGTCGTCAAGCGCGGTTACCGCCTGGCCTGCGACCGGGGCGAAGGCCTGTGA
- the nirD gene encoding nitrite reductase small subunit NirD — MTALREDLETTRWTPVCSYTDLLPERGACALVGDRQIALFRAFDGSLFAIGNHDPFSGAHVLSRGIVGTRAGEPVVASPMHKQVFSLTTGVCLDDPAVAVPTYPIRVTGGTVEVGSP, encoded by the coding sequence ATGACAGCCCTGAGAGAAGACCTGGAGACGACCCGCTGGACCCCGGTCTGCTCCTACACCGACCTGCTGCCCGAGCGCGGAGCGTGCGCGCTCGTCGGCGACAGGCAGATCGCGCTGTTCCGCGCCTTCGACGGCTCCCTGTTCGCGATCGGCAACCACGATCCGTTCAGCGGCGCCCACGTCCTGTCCCGCGGGATCGTGGGCACCAGGGCCGGCGAGCCCGTGGTGGCCTCCCCCATGCACAAGCAGGTGTTCTCCCTCACGACGGGGGTGTGCCTGGACGACCCCGCGGTGGCCGTGCCGACCTATCCGATCCGCGTCACCGGCGGAACGGTGGAGGTGGGTTCGCCGTGA
- the nirB gene encoding nitrite reductase large subunit NirB, translated as MSRLVVVGHGPTSHRLVEALVAKGFAGGITVLGEEPRPAYDRVALTSYLAGRSIEDLTYPTPDGVVLRLSSRVVSIDRRAREVTTADGHREPYDVLVLATGSSPFVPPVPGRELDGCFVYRTIDDLDAIREAASGATSGVVIGGGLLGLEAADALRGLGLATHVVEMGGWLMPRQVDEGGGAVLRGHVEALGLSVHTQAGAKEIVAGPDGRVAGLVKPDGETVEAQIVVFSAGVRPRDELARQAGLEVGGRGGIAVDDGMRTGDPAIYAVGECALHEGVVYGLAGPCFTMAEVAADRILGGEAVFTRADLSTKLKLLGVEVAQFGAMEGALDVTFMDPVGGVYQKLFVSDDARTLLGGICVGDATPYNTLKPFVGRDLPGSPSELLFTGGPANMEVPDDAQICSCNNVTKGQVCEAIAEHGLTDVPGIKACTRAGTTCGSCVPTLKRILVSSGVEVSKALCEHFAYSRAELFDIVRVRGITTFSYLIAEHGTGRGCDVCKPVVASILASLGNGHILDGEQAALQDTNDHFLANIQRNGTYSVVPRVPGGEITPDGLIVIGEVARDFGLYTKITGGQRIDLFGARVEQLPLIWKRLVDAGFESGHAYGKALRTVKSCVGSTWCRYGVQDAVGLAIALELRYRGLRSPHKLKSAVSGCARECAEARGKDFGVIATEKGWNLYVGGNGGFTPRHADLFATDLSTEELVRVIDRFLMFYVRTADRLQRTSAWLEAQGLAYVKEVVLDDSLGICADLEAQMERHVAGYADEWRAAIEDPEKLRRFVSFVNAPGTPDPSIAFETERDQVKPVLIPLEVVRS; from the coding sequence ATGTCACGGCTCGTCGTGGTGGGACACGGACCGACATCGCACCGGCTGGTCGAGGCGCTGGTCGCGAAGGGCTTCGCGGGCGGCATCACGGTGCTGGGGGAGGAGCCCCGGCCGGCGTACGACCGGGTGGCGCTCACCTCCTACCTGGCGGGCAGGAGCATCGAGGACCTCACCTATCCGACGCCGGACGGGGTCGTGCTGCGGCTGTCGTCCAGGGTCGTGAGCATCGACAGGCGGGCGCGTGAGGTCACCACCGCGGACGGCCACCGCGAGCCGTACGACGTGCTGGTGCTGGCCACCGGCTCCAGCCCGTTCGTGCCGCCGGTGCCCGGCAGGGAGCTGGACGGCTGCTTCGTCTACCGCACGATCGACGACCTCGACGCGATCAGGGAGGCCGCCTCGGGCGCCACGAGCGGCGTCGTGATCGGCGGCGGCCTGCTGGGCCTGGAGGCCGCCGACGCGCTGCGCGGCCTGGGCCTGGCGACGCACGTGGTGGAGATGGGCGGCTGGCTCATGCCCCGGCAGGTCGACGAGGGCGGCGGCGCCGTCCTGCGCGGCCACGTGGAGGCGCTCGGCCTGAGCGTGCACACCCAGGCGGGGGCCAAGGAGATCGTCGCGGGCCCGGACGGGCGGGTCGCGGGCCTGGTCAAGCCGGACGGCGAGACCGTCGAGGCGCAGATCGTGGTCTTCTCCGCGGGCGTCAGGCCCCGCGACGAGCTGGCCAGGCAGGCGGGCCTGGAGGTCGGCGGGCGCGGCGGGATCGCCGTGGACGACGGGATGCGCACCGGTGATCCGGCGATCTACGCGGTCGGCGAGTGCGCCCTGCACGAGGGCGTGGTCTACGGGCTGGCCGGGCCGTGCTTCACGATGGCAGAGGTCGCCGCCGACCGCATCCTCGGCGGCGAGGCGGTCTTCACCCGCGCGGACCTGTCGACCAAGCTCAAGCTGCTCGGCGTGGAGGTCGCCCAGTTCGGCGCGATGGAGGGCGCGCTGGACGTGACCTTCATGGACCCGGTGGGCGGGGTCTACCAGAAGCTGTTCGTCAGCGACGACGCCCGCACCCTGCTCGGCGGGATCTGCGTCGGCGACGCCACCCCGTACAACACCCTCAAGCCCTTCGTCGGCCGCGACCTGCCGGGCTCGCCGAGCGAGCTGCTGTTCACCGGCGGCCCGGCGAACATGGAGGTCCCCGACGACGCGCAGATCTGCTCCTGCAACAACGTCACCAAGGGGCAGGTGTGCGAGGCCATCGCCGAGCACGGCCTCACCGACGTCCCCGGCATCAAGGCGTGCACCCGTGCGGGCACCACCTGCGGCAGCTGCGTCCCGACGCTCAAGCGGATTCTTGTCTCCTCGGGCGTCGAGGTCTCCAAGGCCCTGTGCGAGCACTTCGCGTACAGCAGGGCGGAGCTGTTCGACATCGTCCGGGTGCGCGGCATCACGACGTTCTCGTACCTCATCGCCGAGCACGGCACCGGGCGCGGCTGCGACGTGTGCAAGCCCGTCGTCGCCTCGATCCTCGCCTCGCTCGGCAACGGCCACATCCTCGACGGCGAGCAGGCCGCCCTGCAGGACACCAACGACCACTTCCTGGCCAACATTCAGCGCAACGGCACCTACTCGGTGGTGCCGCGCGTCCCCGGCGGGGAGATCACCCCGGACGGCCTCATCGTGATCGGCGAGGTGGCCCGCGACTTCGGCCTCTACACCAAGATCACCGGCGGGCAGCGGATCGACCTGTTCGGGGCCCGCGTGGAGCAGCTCCCGCTGATCTGGAAGCGCCTGGTGGACGCGGGCTTCGAGTCCGGGCACGCGTACGGCAAGGCGCTGCGCACGGTGAAGTCCTGCGTGGGCTCGACCTGGTGCCGGTACGGGGTGCAGGACGCCGTCGGCCTGGCCATCGCGCTGGAGCTGCGCTACCGGGGCCTGCGCTCGCCGCACAAGCTGAAGTCGGCCGTCTCCGGCTGCGCCCGCGAGTGCGCCGAGGCCCGCGGCAAGGACTTCGGCGTCATCGCCACCGAGAAGGGCTGGAACCTCTACGTGGGCGGCAACGGCGGCTTCACCCCGCGCCACGCCGACCTGTTCGCCACCGACCTGAGCACCGAGGAGCTGGTCCGCGTCATCGACCGGTTCCTGATGTTCTACGTCCGCACCGCCGACCGCCTGCAGCGCACCTCCGCCTGGCTGGAGGCCCAGGGCCTGGCCTACGTCAAGGAGGTCGTCCTGGACGACTCCCTGGGGATCTGCGCCGACCTGGAGGCCCAGATGGAGCGGCACGTGGCCGGGTACGCCGACGAGTGGCGTGCCGCGATCGAGGACCCGGAGAAGCTCCGGCGGTTCGTCTCCTTCGTCAACGCCCCCGGGACCCCGGACCCGTCGATCGCCTTCGAGACCGAGCGCGACCAGGTGAAACCGGTCCTGATCCCGCTGGAGGTCGTCCGTTCCTGA